The genomic segment CCTTATATTGGAAATAAAAGTAAAGTATCTGAGCTTTTAAATAGAAAAATATCTCTTTCTTTAACTATGGTTCGAAATTTATCTCAAGCTTTACATATTTCTGTAGAAACTTTAGTTAAGATTGTATAATTATATAGCTCGACTTTTTAGGATTTTTAGAAAAATCCGTTTCAAAAAGTGAGCAAACAACTGGCTAGGTAAAATATTAGCAAAAAGGTGTTAATCCAGTTGTTACAAGACACTTTCTTTATAATATTAATTTATTATAAAATATAAAAGTTAATTTATAAATTTAAGTTTATTTGTCTATCTTTCGAATAATTATTTCTCAAATCAAATCAAGAAAAATCAAACTAAAATAAACTTTTAATAAAATCTCTTTATTTACAAAGCCTATAAAATCTTATATACTAGCTTTATAAATATTTAGAGCTTTGGCAAGCTTACACTGCTTAGTTAGATTTATCGCCCGATAAATTTGCCTAAGCTCTAAGTATTTAAATTGAGTGTAAGATTGCCAAAAAGCACTCTAATTTTTTATTAATCTTAAAATAATTCAATTGTTAAATTAAAAAATATAAAAGCCACTTAATTGTTGGAGAATATTTTGAAGTTTAAAAAGGAGGTTCCTAGCAATTCTTTCCATGTTAGTTTGGCGACTACAAGAATTGCTAAAAAAGTGAAAGCATAATAACATAAATCACAAATAAAATCAACCTTATTCTAATTTAAAAAAGCAACTTAAATGTTGAGAATAAAATATTGTCTAAATAAAACTATTATTAAGCGGTAGAATGTAAGGACTGCACTGTAAGGCGAAATCCTACAATAAATGGAATACTTGCATGAGGTGAGAATGAACTCACTGAAAATAATCATAGCCAAATAAGAGACCAAATCAGCAAGGTGTGAGGATGTGTATGTGGTACGATTCACCTTGGAGATGCCCGTTCTACTATTTTAATATAGTAGTAAGAACACTCCTATAGATTTACCAGTTAAGATATAAAACAGAGGTTTTTAAATTAGTAAAATACTAATACTGGATTGATAAAGATATAGGTTACTAGATAAGGGGAACCGTCTAGTGTAATTGTGTTGTAGATTAAGAGCTGAACAATAATCTACTTAAGTCGAAGCGACTGACCGAAAAAGTCGAGTCATAACTTAACTTGCCCTTGTAACAAAGTGTTAAATTCATTTTGTTGCAAGGGCAAGTTGTCTCCGCTTCCCTCTCTCCCCTATCAAATCATCTTCCTTCTCTTCTTTCTTTTCACTTAAAAATTAGATTAAAAAAGGAGACAACGATGACAAAAAAGGTGGTTAAGATTTATATTATGAAATTAAATTTTCTAAAATTTTTTCTCCAAATTTATTTCTCTCAAATTCTTCTATTTCTTTATTTATTTTTTCTAACTTTTTAGGTTCTAAAATTATTTTGTATATTTCTTCTTTAGATAATTCTTTATTTATCTTTTTTAAATATTCACTAATTCTTTTGTAATTTTTAAACTCATCTAATTTCTCAAACTCTAATGATATTTCTTTTATTAGTTCTTTATTTATTTCATTTTTATTTTCACTAAAATATCCATAAATTTCATTTACAACAGATACTTTATTGTCATATAAAATATCTTCCTCTTTAAAGTTATTATTTGAATAAACTAAAAAACCTATTGCATGATATAACAATTCATCATTATTTGAATTTATGAATAATTCAAAATCAGTTTTAATCAAATAATTAATAAAGAAGTACATATCATTATCCCAATATTGTATGAATGATAAGTGATTGTATATGTGTTCAAATTGCTTTTGAGAATGCTCAATTATTTCTTTAATTAAATTTTGCTTCTCTTTTTTTTCATTAAAATTAAAATTATCAGTTTTTGATTTAGCATTATCTTCATTTGAAAAGTTTTCATCTGTAAATTCTATAAAGTTTGTATGTTCTTTTTCTAATTTTTCTTTTAAATATAATAACCTTTTATCAAAGTTACCTTTTTCGAACTCTTTTTCTTGATTTTTGAATATATAATCACTTAGTGCTTTATTGAAGTCATATTTTTCAATCAAATTTGATTCATACTCATAATCTGTTGAAGAAAAGAAATTCTTTTTATTTTTTAAATTGCTTAAAAAGTAAAAATAAAAGTCTTTAATATATTCTTCATAAATACTTCTTAGTGATGAACTAGTACTTTTAAAGCTTTGAATATATTTATTTTTATTTATTTTCATAAAATTATTTTTTATATAATTTGTTGCTTCAAAATTAATAATTTCACCAGTTTGTAAAAACTCTTCAATTTCAGAATCTGTAAAATATTTGTGAAGAAGTTCTATTATTGGTCTATTTTGATTTTTCCAGTTATAGTATGTTTTATCTGAAATATCTAAAATTTTTTTTATATTTTCTTTCATTTTTATACCTATATTTTTATTTTGATTTTAGATTATATCAAAATAATGTAAATAGTACAATATATTATCAATTAATATCAAAATAATGTAAAAAACATTGACACTACTTAAAATATTGTATATAATACATTTTATACATTTATTTATAAAATAAATGTATATATTACAATAAGGAGTTAATAAATGGAAGACAAATTTATTCAAAGTGGTGAGATAGAGAAATATATAAGTATAGGTAAAACAAAAATAACTGAAATAATAAAAAATGGTAAATTTGTGAAGCCTATTCTTATTGATGGTTTTAGTTATCCACTATATAGTGTTGAAGAAATTAAAAACTGGATGGAGGAACAAAAACAAAAAAGACATATATAAAAAACTCCCTCTTTAAAAAACTTTTCGACGAGTGACAAAAGAGAGAGGTAGGTAAAACCATAAATATTAGTTTTTAACCATTGCAATTATATCATAACTCATAATAGTAATGATTATTCAACCTTTTTTTAAATTAAAGAGGATTAAAAATGAAAAATCAAAAAATAGTAACGGCAAACACAAAAGGTGGTTCATCTAAATCAACAAGTTCAATGCAATCTATTGCTACATATTTTCTTGCCCGAGGACAAGAAGTAGAGTTGCTTGAGTTAGATAATCAAAACCAAGATGCAAAAATATTTTCAAAATCAAGAATAAAAACAAAACAAATAAATGTTGAATCTAATGCAAAAGACCTAAATCAAACTGTAAGGGATTTGTTTTTGAGCGAAGATAAAAATAATAAAGTAATGGACATCGGGGGTAATGCCACTACCTCTAATTTTTTATCAGCACTAAAATCAACACATATGTATAATATGGTTGATTTGTTTGTAATCCCTATGTCTGGTGGTTCACAAGATTTGCTCAATGGTGTTAATACCCTTAAAATTATTTTAGATATGGATAAAAACGCAAAAGTATTATTTGCTTTATCTCGGGTGAGAAATCCAAAAAGAATTCAATTTCAATACGGTGATTTTTTGAATGACGATGAGTTAAAAAAATATCCATATATTATATTGCCAGAGAGCGATTGTATAGATTTGAGCCGTAAACTTAAAAAAACTGTGTACGAGCTTGCTCAAGATGAGCAAGAAAAAGAAAATATAAATAAAAAATTATTAGAATCCTTCAATAAAAATGATAAAAACTCAATATATTCATACAGTCTTATTTTGGAGATTTTTGAAGATTCTCAAAATTATAAAAAAGAAATTATTGATGTAGCTCATCAAACACTGGACGAGGTACTCAATGGAAAAAAATGATGAGGTAACTATAAGTGAGGCAAAAAGAGTTACCGCCGAATTAAAAGCATCAATATTAAAACTTGATGTTTTAAATCAAGATGTTATTAATAACATTACTCAACTGCAAGATTTAAATTCAAAAATGAAAGATTATACATCTATTATAAGCAAGTTTGAATCAAAAGATGAAAAAGAGATGGTTCGAAATTACTCTCTTTATTTATCTTTTCTTGCCCAAAAAATCGAAGATTTAGGAAAAAATCAAGATTTAAAAAAAATAGAAAGAATCATAAACATAAGCAACAAGATAGTTAGTTTATCAGTGGTTAAGATATCAGTAATTGTCGCAGTTGTTACAACTGCATTGAATTTCATAATTTTAAAATAGAGGTCTAAAAATGAAAAATAAAGTTGAATTCTTATCGAAAATTATTATTGAAAATACAAGAATAGATGAAATAGAACTAAGCGAAGAATATATTCTAACTATTGAGATTAATTCATTAAATGGAAAAGAGACAGAAGATATTATTTTTTTAAATGATTTTTCTAGAAAAAAAGTAGTTATAGATGGTTTTTTTTTAGATATAAAATGTGTATTAGATACAACTAATATCGAAAAAATAGGTGTTGCAATTTCAAAAAAATTAAAAATAGATTTTGTAGAAGAGTGGGAGTTCATTTTTATCACAAAAAATAAACCTTGTCTTTTTGAACAGATTTCAATCAGAACATTTTCTTCCCAATTTAAATTAAATCCAAAGCAAGAAAATTATAAATGGAGTAAAAAATGAAAAATATATTATTAAATAAATTTCAAGCTCTTAAAAAATGGAGCTTGAAAAATGAAGTTGAATTACAAAAGGTGTCAGAAAAAATTGAACTTCAAGAGCAAAAAATCAAAGATTTAAAATCTAATCAATTTCAAAAAAAAGATAAAGATATAAAAATCGAATTAGAAAAAGAAAAAGATAATACCGATTTTTTAAAAAAGGTTTATAAAGTAAAATCAGATTTAAGCCCAAATATTGGGTTTGATAATGATAATTTTTCAGAAAAAATAAAAGAAGCTGAAAAAATTGAAACTGATATAGGAGATGTAAGAAATGAAAGTAAAAAGATTGATTTAAAAATCGATGATTTATCAACTAATAATTTGACTCAAACACAAAAAGACAAACTATTTGAAGAAATTGAAAAAGATATTTTAAATTTAAAATCAGCAGTCGAAAAACTAAGAGATGAGAACCAAAATCTAAAAATAGAGCTTGAATTACTGATTGAAAAAAATAAAATTGAGAGACAAAAATCAGGACTTGAAAAAGAAAATTCTAATTTAAAAGATAAGCTTGAATCCCTAAAAAATAAGACTCAAAATTCAAAAAATGAATTTGAATCAGATTCAAAAAATAAAATCACTTATTCAAATTCAAAAGATACTAAAAAAATCCAAGAGTATCAAACACTCGAAAATAAAAACGAAAAGGAGCGATAAATGGAACTTATGACGGATAGAGTAATTTTTTATTACATATTTTTTTCATCAATAATTATTTTACTTACCATGCTTTGGGGCTTAACAAAGTATAAAAAACTTACTAATTTTCAAAGAAGTAACAGAAATAATTTTGTTATAAAACAAGGAATTATATTAGTTGTTTTAATTGCCATTTCTATGGGGTTAAATCACATCTTAACTTTTACTTTTGAACATTTTCAAAACAATATAAGTCAAACAGAGAGTATATTTAAGTTTCAAGTTTTTGCCACTATAGGCTTAGTTTTTTTAGTTGTAAATTATTTTTATAATCGTAAATTAGAGTTGGTAGATGAGCGAGTGGTAAAACTTAATCAAGAGACTCCATTATTCAACTTTTCTTCTGTTCAAAAAATTGTAAAAAAGATAAAAGACTACTCTCATTTTTATAGTGGGATAACATATGATTATAGTCCAAAAGATTTTACTATCCAAAATGTAACAATTAACATCTCAAAGGCTGATATGGAAGAGTTTAATGAGTTACAAGATAAACAAGTTCAAATAAATCAATTTTACTCAAAATTAATAGAGTATATTAATTTAAAATCTGAAACTTTTGATTATAAAAAAATCTCTGATGAAGATTTACAACAAATAAAAACAGTAAAAACTCTAAAGTTTCTAATTATTACAAAATTTGAAATCTTTAAAGAAAACCAATACTTTCCAAGTATTTCACAACTTTTTCAGATAGCCAATCCAGAAGAAACAGAGTTTTTAAATTTCTTGCGAGATTACTCTCATGACAAGTACTCTAGTCTAAGCCTAAAACATGCAATTTTTTATATAAAAGAGGTATAAAATGGAAAACAATATAAACGATAAAATAAGGGTTAATACCTATACAAAACTTGATGATAATGAGGAGAAATTAATTGATGATGTTTTTTGGTCTTCGTATCTTTGGATAATTCTATTTTTTGTTTTTTCAATAAGTTTAAAAATACATTTTTTTGCTTTTGCACTTTTTATCTATTTTTTCTCTTTTAAATTTCAAAAAAATTTACTAAGAAATAAAACTAAAGATGCCAAAATAAAGGAGTTATCCCCCCCCTTTTAAATAATGATAACTTAAAGAGTAAATATAGTGTTCACTTAGGAACGATTGTAAAAAGGCATAAAAAGGATTTAGATATTTTAAGTATTTACAATCAAGCTAGAAAATTTTTAGGTCTTGATTATGAGACAGAAACAACAATTCCATCTCAAAAAAGAACTTCAAGTAAAGAGAATGCAATAGCTCCAGTATTAATTGATGATTCAATTTTAAAAGAGCATTGTGCTTTAATGGCTACAAGTGGAGGTGGAAAAACTGAATTACTTTTAAATGCTTACATTGAATCAAGTATATCAAGAGGAGCAGGAGTATTTGCAATTTTTGGAAAAGCTGACAACTCAATGCTTCAAAGAGTTCAAAGCCTTTGTGCAACTTACAATAGGTTATCAGACTTATTAATTTTTGACTTTAATCCAGATAAAAGAGGTAAATTTAACTCAAATACAATTAATTTGTTTGAGCTAGGAGCTTCAAAAGACATTATTACTATGCTAACTAGTATTGCTGATTTAGAGGGAAATGATGACGGGGGGTGGAATGGAAA from the Aliarcobacter cryaerophilus ATCC 43158 genome contains:
- a CDS encoding helix-turn-helix transcriptional regulator translates to MEDKFIQSGEIEKYISIGKTKITEIIKNGKFVKPILIDGFSYPLYSVEEIKNWMEEQKQKRHI
- a CDS encoding division plane positioning ATPase MipZ; the protein is MKNQKIVTANTKGGSSKSTSSMQSIATYFLARGQEVELLELDNQNQDAKIFSKSRIKTKQINVESNAKDLNQTVRDLFLSEDKNNKVMDIGGNATTSNFLSALKSTHMYNMVDLFVIPMSGGSQDLLNGVNTLKIILDMDKNAKVLFALSRVRNPKRIQFQYGDFLNDDELKKYPYIILPESDCIDLSRKLKKTVYELAQDEQEKENINKKLLESFNKNDKNSIYSYSLILEIFEDSQNYKKEIIDVAHQTLDEVLNGKK